One window from the genome of Candidatus Zixiibacteriota bacterium encodes:
- a CDS encoding transcriptional regulator: MPEYKQIDRVIRILQRLYQQGHVTVRELYELFERQVPKRTLQRDLVDISGAGVPLYNEKGRGREQIWCVDKHFLRFVPQTIGSQELLASFFLEQLALAARGTQLEEDVRSLLDKARQLAGPGVFQSLQSGDLAHDMFGATFMGYVDYSEHSEKIDTLVKACAESRTCRFVYKAATREKPSEFEAEPYLMLYHKGAMYAVVYVPAHDNYIFLPVQRIRSVEYTGERFTRQAGFSLDKLREGRFGIYGGPEYRPERVVLKFKPEIADVVAERVWHYSQQMTRNADGSLTLEMCTVISDELRAWIGSWLDRVEVLEPQGLVPQAGSGEHPEAAH; this comes from the coding sequence ATGCCTGAGTACAAGCAGATCGACCGGGTCATCCGCATTCTTCAAAGGCTTTACCAGCAAGGGCACGTCACCGTCAGAGAACTCTACGAGCTGTTTGAGCGCCAGGTCCCGAAGCGGACGCTGCAGCGCGACCTCGTTGATATTTCGGGGGCGGGGGTTCCGCTGTACAACGAAAAGGGGCGGGGCCGCGAGCAGATCTGGTGTGTCGACAAGCACTTTCTGCGTTTTGTTCCGCAGACGATCGGCAGTCAGGAACTGCTGGCGTCGTTTTTCCTGGAGCAACTGGCTCTCGCAGCGCGGGGGACACAGCTGGAAGAGGATGTCCGCTCGCTCCTGGACAAGGCGCGGCAATTGGCCGGGCCGGGAGTCTTTCAGTCCCTCCAGAGCGGGGATCTGGCGCACGACATGTTCGGGGCGACGTTCATGGGTTATGTCGACTACAGCGAGCACTCCGAGAAGATCGACACGCTCGTCAAGGCCTGCGCCGAATCGCGCACCTGCCGATTTGTCTACAAGGCGGCGACGCGGGAGAAACCCTCCGAATTCGAGGCCGAACCGTATCTGATGCTCTACCACAAGGGGGCGATGTACGCGGTGGTGTACGTGCCGGCCCACGACAACTACATCTTCCTGCCGGTGCAGCGGATTCGCTCGGTCGAATACACGGGGGAGAGGTTCACGCGCCAGGCCGGGTTCAGCCTGGACAAACTGCGCGAGGGGCGATTCGGCATCTACGGCGGACCCGAGTACCGGCCGGAGCGGGTGGTGCTGAAGTTCAAGCCGGAGATCGCCGACGTGGTCGCCGAGCGCGTGTGGCACTATAGCCAGCAGATGACGCGCAACGCCGACGGTTCGCTGACGCTGGAAATGTGCACGGTTATCTCCGACGAACTTCGGGCCTGGATCGGCAGCTGGCTCGACCGCGTGGAAGTGCTGGAGCCGCAGGGTCTGGTGCCGCAGGCCGGCTCCGGGGAGCATCCGGAGGCGGCGCACTGA
- a CDS encoding chitobiase/beta-hexosaminidase C-terminal domain-containing protein, which yields MSIKTALLALLLAAVGTPAGSQPEQAAPPEQRPTLQVIGTAHLDTQWRWTIRNSIDEYIPDTFRRNLALMAQYPQYVFSFEGAFRYMLMEEYYREDFERIRPYVQSGQWRVTGSWVDAVDVNIPSFESLVRQTLYGNGYFRKEFGRTSRDIFLPDCFGFGYALPSIARHCGLRSFSTQKLGWGCWVGIPFDIGVWRGVDGATLLCGVNPGEYVSRITGDLSRDTTWLGAARRQGEKSGLFAAYRYFGTGDTGGSPDSASVDRLVASMQSDGPLRVVSAGADDLVDLLAGVDTARLPHFDGELVMTRHGAGCYTSQAAMKRWNRRNELLAEAAERAAVIAARRGGSFYPRGLLRDTWIRFLWHQFHDDLTGTSIPEAYEFSWNDELLCQNRFAALLTGAVEATAGALDTRTQGIPLVVFNPLGFDREDVVEAAVHFGDRKTRFVRVFGPDGREAPADAVPMAGDSLRLRFLARVPSVGYAVFDARPADAPCPLATGLRVSPRELENERYRVGLNEKGEVASIYDKKLGRELLGAPVRYELLEDTPHNWPAWEVDYEDVMAPARDEWAGDPVIAVVEEGCARVAVSIERRTASSTLRTIVSLAAGEAGERVEFQAAIDWYERERMLKLAVSPATANETVTYDLGLGVIERGRNSEKRYEVPGHQWADLAAPAGDWGVAVLNDCRYGWDHPDSATVRLTLVRTPGVGKGWDWVGDQRSQDLGRHLLGFALQGHAGDWRSGGVVRQGARFNQPLQAFRAQPHEGELGKTYSLVRAEETPARGGAATEAPGVMIAAVKMAEECDEIIIRVRETAGAPRTQAALAFDRPIAAAREVNGAEENVGPAEVADGRLVVSLTAFQPKAFAVTLDEGVVTDLLLPWYSPLELPYDGDGVSTDDERCGGDFDGRGYSLAGELLPDTLDYLDIPFVLGPRAAGASNMLTCRGQQVPLPGLGENRLWLLAAAVDGPAVDTFRIGGRALPVELPDYAAPLGQWHNRVVDGQLVESPSAIAPAYLTAAPVAWYGSHRHTPECGNDIYRFTYAFLVSLEVPPGATAVALPNNARIRVLAATVGAKPHGDVTPARPLYDETRATVVKVAADSGAFAGRCRLTLSSPTPGAAIYYTLDGTEPSVRSARYTAPVAVDRTTTLRARAVRDGYDNSYVAERTVHRLELRAPVSVEGLAAGLTARYYEGEWERLPRFDTLTAAAEFTAETVALPPLARQEDFGLLFEGYIRVPADGMYAFSINSDDGSRLYVADTLVVDNDGLHGDTELSGLIGLKAGLHRFTVQMFQGKGGSGLGVSIAGPSLAKQALPAGWLWRPAP from the coding sequence ATGAGCATCAAGACGGCCCTTCTCGCTCTCCTCCTGGCGGCCGTGGGGACACCGGCGGGCTCGCAGCCGGAACAGGCCGCGCCCCCGGAGCAGCGCCCCACGCTCCAGGTGATCGGCACCGCCCACCTCGATACCCAGTGGCGGTGGACGATCCGGAACAGCATCGACGAGTATATCCCCGACACCTTTCGGCGGAATCTCGCCCTGATGGCCCAGTACCCGCAGTACGTCTTCAGCTTCGAAGGGGCTTTCCGCTACATGCTCATGGAGGAGTACTACCGGGAGGACTTCGAGCGCATACGGCCCTATGTCCAATCGGGACAGTGGCGGGTGACGGGGAGCTGGGTCGATGCTGTGGATGTCAACATTCCCTCGTTCGAGTCGCTCGTCCGCCAGACGCTCTACGGCAACGGGTACTTCCGGAAAGAGTTCGGCCGGACCAGCCGGGACATCTTCCTGCCGGACTGTTTCGGTTTCGGCTACGCCCTTCCCTCGATTGCCCGCCACTGCGGCCTCCGGAGCTTCTCGACCCAGAAGCTGGGGTGGGGTTGCTGGGTCGGCATCCCCTTTGACATCGGGGTCTGGCGGGGGGTGGACGGTGCGACGCTGCTGTGCGGGGTCAATCCGGGCGAGTACGTCTCGCGGATTACCGGCGACTTAAGCCGGGACACGACCTGGCTCGGCGCCGCCCGGCGGCAGGGGGAGAAATCGGGGCTCTTCGCGGCCTACCGGTATTTCGGTACGGGCGACACCGGCGGGTCGCCGGACTCCGCTTCGGTCGACCGCCTGGTCGCCTCGATGCAGAGCGACGGTCCTCTGCGTGTTGTCAGCGCGGGCGCCGATGACCTGGTTGATCTGCTCGCCGGCGTCGACACCGCGCGGCTGCCGCACTTCGACGGCGAGCTGGTGATGACGCGCCACGGGGCCGGCTGCTACACCTCGCAGGCCGCTATGAAGCGGTGGAACCGCCGCAACGAGCTGCTCGCCGAGGCGGCGGAGCGGGCCGCGGTGATCGCCGCGCGGCGGGGTGGGAGCTTCTACCCGCGCGGCCTGCTGCGCGACACCTGGATCCGCTTCCTCTGGCACCAGTTCCATGACGACCTGACCGGGACCAGCATTCCCGAGGCGTACGAGTTCTCGTGGAACGACGAACTCCTCTGCCAGAACCGATTCGCCGCGCTGCTCACCGGCGCCGTGGAGGCGACCGCCGGCGCTCTGGACACCCGCACCCAGGGGATCCCCCTGGTCGTCTTCAACCCGCTGGGTTTTGACCGCGAAGATGTCGTCGAAGCCGCCGTGCACTTCGGCGACCGGAAGACGCGGTTCGTTCGCGTCTTCGGTCCGGACGGCCGGGAGGCGCCGGCGGATGCGGTCCCGATGGCCGGCGATTCGCTGCGCCTTCGTTTTCTCGCCCGGGTGCCCTCGGTGGGTTACGCCGTCTTCGATGCGCGGCCGGCCGACGCCCCCTGCCCGCTGGCGACCGGCTTGCGGGTCTCGCCCCGGGAACTGGAGAACGAACGCTACCGGGTGGGGTTGAATGAGAAGGGAGAGGTGGCGTCGATCTACGACAAGAAGCTCGGTCGGGAGCTGCTCGGGGCGCCGGTGCGCTACGAACTGCTGGAGGACACGCCGCACAATTGGCCGGCGTGGGAGGTGGACTACGAGGATGTCATGGCTCCGGCCCGCGACGAATGGGCGGGCGATCCGGTCATCGCGGTGGTCGAGGAAGGATGCGCGCGGGTGGCGGTCAGTATCGAGCGGCGCACGGCGTCTTCCACGCTCCGCACGATCGTCAGTCTGGCGGCGGGGGAGGCCGGGGAGCGGGTCGAGTTCCAGGCGGCGATCGACTGGTATGAGCGGGAGCGGATGCTCAAGCTCGCCGTGTCGCCGGCGACCGCCAACGAAACCGTGACCTACGACCTGGGGCTGGGCGTGATCGAACGCGGCCGCAATTCCGAAAAGCGCTACGAAGTGCCGGGGCACCAGTGGGCCGACCTGGCCGCCCCTGCGGGCGACTGGGGGGTGGCGGTCCTGAACGACTGCCGCTACGGCTGGGACCACCCCGACTCGGCGACCGTGCGCCTCACCCTCGTGCGCACCCCGGGCGTGGGCAAAGGCTGGGACTGGGTGGGCGATCAGCGCTCCCAGGATCTCGGGCGCCACCTCCTGGGATTCGCCCTTCAGGGACACGCCGGCGACTGGCGCTCCGGAGGCGTCGTCCGGCAGGGGGCGCGCTTCAACCAGCCGCTGCAGGCTTTCCGGGCGCAGCCGCACGAAGGGGAGTTGGGGAAGACCTACTCGCTGGTCCGGGCGGAGGAGACTCCGGCGCGGGGCGGCGCAGCGACCGAAGCGCCGGGCGTGATGATCGCCGCGGTGAAGATGGCCGAGGAGTGCGACGAGATCATCATCCGCGTTCGGGAAACCGCGGGCGCCCCGCGGACGCAGGCGGCACTCGCCTTCGACCGACCGATCGCGGCCGCGCGCGAAGTGAACGGCGCGGAGGAGAATGTCGGGCCCGCCGAGGTGGCCGACGGCCGGCTGGTCGTGTCGCTCACGGCATTTCAGCCGAAAGCGTTCGCAGTCACGCTTGATGAAGGAGTCGTCACCGACCTGCTCCTTCCCTGGTATTCTCCGCTCGAACTGCCGTACGACGGCGACGGGGTCAGCACCGATGACGAGCGGTGCGGCGGCGACTTCGATGGTCGCGGGTATTCGCTGGCCGGGGAGCTCCTGCCCGACACTCTCGACTATCTTGACATTCCCTTTGTGCTCGGCCCGCGCGCGGCGGGAGCGTCCAACATGCTCACCTGCCGCGGCCAGCAAGTGCCCTTGCCGGGACTCGGGGAGAACCGTCTCTGGCTGCTCGCGGCGGCCGTGGACGGCCCGGCCGTGGACACGTTTCGGATCGGCGGCCGCGCCCTTCCGGTGGAGCTGCCGGATTACGCCGCGCCGCTCGGGCAGTGGCACAACCGGGTGGTCGATGGGCAGTTGGTTGAGTCTCCCTCGGCGATCGCCCCGGCCTATCTCACTGCGGCGCCCGTGGCGTGGTACGGCTCGCACCGCCACACCCCGGAGTGCGGCAACGACATCTACCGCTTCACCTATGCCTTTTTGGTTTCGCTGGAGGTTCCGCCGGGGGCGACCGCGGTGGCGCTGCCGAACAACGCGCGCATCCGGGTGCTGGCCGCGACCGTGGGGGCCAAGCCGCATGGCGACGTGACGCCGGCCCGGCCGCTGTACGATGAAACCCGCGCCACGGTAGTGAAGGTCGCGGCCGACAGCGGCGCGTTCGCCGGCCGATGCCGGTTGACTCTGAGTTCGCCGACTCCCGGGGCCGCGATCTACTACACGCTGGACGGCACGGAGCCCTCGGTACGTTCCGCGCGCTACACCGCGCCGGTGGCCGTTGACCGCACGACCACTCTGCGGGCGCGGGCGGTGCGGGACGGGTACGACAATTCGTACGTCGCGGAGCGCACCGTGCACCGCCTGGAACTGCGCGCGCCGGTGTCGGTTGAGGGGCTGGCCGCCGGGCTGACAGCGCGCTACTACGAAGGCGAATGGGAACGCCTGCCGCGATTCGATACGCTGACGGCCGCGGCCGAATTTACGGCCGAGACCGTTGCTCTCCCGCCGCTCGCCCGCCAGGAAGATTTCGGTCTGCTCTTTGAGGGATATATCCGGGTGCCGGCCGACGGTATGTATGCGTTTTCGATCAACTCCGACGACGGCAGCCGGCTGTACGTGGCGGACACGCTCGTGGTCGACAACGACGGTTTGCACGGCGACACCGAGTTGAGCGGGTTGATCGGTTTGAAAGCCGGGCTTCACCGCTTCACGGTGCAGATGTTTCAGGGCAAGGGGGGATCCGGGCTGGGGGTTTCGATCGCCGGTCCGTCGCTGGCCAAGCAGGCTCTTCCGGCGGGCTGGCTGTGGCGCCCGGCGCCGTAG
- a CDS encoding ABC transporter permease, with product MALVLAALCALFSLLTISEQHPTGAAAGDNLCAQLAAGTAPGGAVVVIGQATGDDSAMVRTLVGRLANAGRTVRPPVFGSPAEVRARLEALDSAGQAAPLIVTSHAYYAAVTMVAAQVAGFRAAKVCEPSPHRWPTFLLADNLRNVANQISVIAIIAVGMTLVIITAGIDLSVGSLIALSAVVSAWLIGRAGGDQAGPAAMILASLGGILLAGGVGAFSGFMVTGFRIPPFIATLAMMQVAAGLGYIISQGKPIYQLPDSFVWLGRGVDPVFHIPNAVILMVLLYAAAHVVMTRTTYGRYVYAVGGNPEAAHLAGIRVKAVLFSVYVICGLLAGLGGVVMASQLKSGAPTYGLTYELYVIAAVVVGGTSLMGGEGRILGTLIGAFIIAVIQNGMNLINVESYTQKVILGLVILAAVLADRLKQRRLARRRPGPSARRDPKPDNTATANTEQRP from the coding sequence ATGGCGCTCGTGCTGGCCGCCCTGTGCGCGCTGTTTTCGCTGTTGACGATTTCCGAGCAGCACCCGACCGGCGCGGCGGCCGGCGACAACCTGTGCGCCCAGCTCGCCGCCGGGACGGCGCCGGGGGGTGCGGTGGTGGTGATCGGCCAGGCGACCGGCGACGATTCGGCCATGGTGCGGACGCTAGTCGGGCGACTGGCGAACGCCGGCCGGACAGTCCGGCCGCCGGTGTTCGGTTCGCCCGCGGAGGTGCGGGCGCGACTCGAGGCGCTCGATTCGGCCGGCCAGGCGGCCCCGCTGATTGTGACCAGCCACGCCTACTATGCCGCCGTGACGATGGTGGCGGCGCAGGTGGCGGGTTTCCGCGCGGCCAAAGTGTGCGAACCCTCGCCCCACCGCTGGCCGACTTTCCTGCTGGCCGACAATCTCCGCAACGTGGCGAACCAGATCTCGGTCATCGCCATCATCGCGGTCGGGATGACGCTGGTGATCATCACCGCCGGCATCGACCTCTCGGTGGGCAGCCTGATCGCGCTCTCGGCGGTTGTCTCCGCCTGGCTAATCGGCCGGGCCGGGGGGGACCAGGCCGGGCCGGCCGCGATGATCCTGGCGAGCCTCGGGGGCATACTCCTGGCGGGGGGCGTCGGGGCTTTCAGCGGTTTCATGGTCACCGGTTTTCGCATTCCGCCGTTCATTGCGACGCTCGCGATGATGCAGGTGGCGGCGGGTCTCGGCTACATCATCTCGCAAGGCAAACCGATCTACCAGCTTCCCGATTCCTTTGTCTGGCTCGGGCGCGGGGTCGACCCGGTCTTCCACATCCCCAACGCCGTGATCCTCATGGTCCTGCTCTACGCCGCCGCCCACGTGGTGATGACGCGGACGACCTACGGCCGCTATGTGTACGCGGTCGGCGGGAACCCGGAGGCGGCCCACCTTGCGGGTATCCGCGTCAAGGCGGTGCTCTTTTCGGTCTACGTGATCTGCGGGCTCCTGGCGGGGCTCGGCGGGGTGGTGATGGCCTCGCAGCTTAAGAGCGGCGCCCCGACCTATGGACTGACCTACGAGTTGTACGTGATTGCCGCGGTGGTGGTGGGCGGGACGAGCCTCATGGGGGGGGAGGGGCGGATCCTCGGCACGCTGATCGGCGCCTTCATTATCGCCGTCATCCAGAACGGCATGAACCTGATCAACGTGGAAAGCTATACGCAGAAGGTCATTCTCGGGCTGGTGATTCTCGCCGCCGTGCTCGCCGACCGTCTCAAACAGCGGCGACTCGCGCGCCGCCGGCCGGGACCATCCGCCCGCCGCGACCCGAAACCGGATAACACAGCGACTGCAAATACGGAGCAACGACCATGA
- a CDS encoding sugar ABC transporter ATP-binding protein produces the protein MSGIEKSFPGVRALRAASFALRAGEIHALVGENGAGKSTLIKILTGVHRRDGGEIRLLGQPAEFRRPLEAQRAGIATIYQEFTLVPSLSVAANIFLGHEAARRGLIDHGRERRAAAALLDRLGAALDPSALVSGLTVAQQQIVEVARALAREARILVMDEPTAALAPHEVAHLFAILRDLAGRGMGIVFISHRLDEVAAIADRITVMRDGATIAVRRAGEFSRAELIELMVGRPLDQEYPKAPAPIGPVHFEVRGLSGGFIEDVSFAVRRGEVLGLAGLMGAGRTEVARLIFGADRKRRGEIRLGGRPLEIASPRAAIGAGVCLLTEDRRRQGLVLGASARDNFALPNLGSWSRLAWIDRRREQERFAERTAGLNIRLSHPEQRAEELSGGNQQKLLVARWLETNSEVVIFDEPTRGIDVGAKYEMYVLIGRLTALGKCVIVISSELPELLGICDRILVLRRGRVAGEVAEAARATQEDLMALAV, from the coding sequence ATGTCGGGGATCGAGAAATCGTTCCCCGGCGTTCGGGCTTTGCGGGCGGCGAGTTTCGCCCTGCGCGCGGGGGAGATCCACGCGCTGGTCGGGGAGAACGGCGCCGGCAAGAGCACGCTCATCAAGATCCTCACCGGGGTGCACCGGCGGGACGGCGGGGAGATCCGGCTGCTCGGGCAGCCGGCGGAGTTTCGGCGGCCGCTCGAGGCGCAGCGGGCGGGCATCGCCACCATTTATCAGGAATTCACTCTCGTGCCATCGCTCTCGGTGGCGGCGAACATTTTTCTCGGCCACGAAGCGGCCCGCCGCGGTCTGATCGACCACGGCCGCGAGCGGCGCGCGGCCGCCGCCCTTCTCGACCGCCTGGGCGCAGCCCTGGATCCCTCGGCGCTCGTCTCCGGCCTCACGGTGGCCCAGCAGCAGATTGTCGAAGTGGCGCGGGCGCTGGCCCGCGAGGCTCGCATCCTCGTGATGGACGAGCCGACCGCCGCCCTCGCCCCTCACGAGGTCGCGCACCTCTTCGCCATCCTTCGCGACCTGGCCGGGCGGGGGATGGGGATTGTCTTCATCAGCCACCGCCTCGACGAGGTGGCGGCGATCGCCGACCGCATCACGGTCATGCGCGACGGGGCGACGATCGCGGTCCGTCGGGCAGGGGAGTTCTCGCGGGCGGAGCTGATCGAGCTCATGGTGGGGCGGCCGCTCGACCAGGAGTACCCGAAGGCGCCGGCCCCGATCGGGCCCGTACATTTCGAGGTGCGCGGACTGAGCGGCGGGTTTATCGAGGATGTCTCGTTCGCCGTTCGGCGGGGGGAGGTGCTCGGGCTGGCGGGACTGATGGGTGCGGGCCGGACCGAGGTCGCCCGGCTCATTTTCGGGGCCGACCGGAAACGGCGCGGCGAGATCCGGCTGGGCGGCCGGCCGCTGGAAATCGCCTCGCCGCGCGCGGCGATCGGCGCGGGAGTATGTCTACTCACCGAGGACCGGCGCCGCCAGGGGCTCGTGCTGGGGGCCTCGGCCCGGGACAATTTCGCGCTGCCCAATCTCGGTTCCTGGTCGCGCCTGGCCTGGATCGACCGGCGCCGCGAACAGGAGCGGTTCGCCGAGCGGACGGCCGGTCTCAACATCCGGCTTTCCCACCCGGAGCAGCGGGCGGAGGAGCTCTCGGGCGGCAACCAGCAAAAGCTGCTCGTGGCCCGCTGGCTGGAGACCAATTCGGAAGTGGTCATTTTCGACGAGCCGACACGGGGGATCGACGTCGGCGCCAAATACGAAATGTACGTCCTGATCGGCCGGCTCACGGCGCTCGGCAAATGCGTCATCGTGATCTCCTCGGAGCTTCCGGAACTCCTCGGGATCTGCGACCGCATTCTCGTGCTGCGGCGGGGGCGGGTGGCCGGCGAGGTGGCCGAGGCGGCCCGCGCCACGCAGGAGGACCTGATGGCGCTGGCCGTGTGA
- a CDS encoding substrate-binding domain-containing protein gives MPGHIARTTGRIAALRTAGWIAAARSTGRIAAVRTAGRSTAARTVGWIAAAAAAAVLGCSGADDTAKVKQNPASEGAVTIGVSLLTRTHPFYQELEEGLKEAAGAAGFQVRITAGEFDVARQKDQLQDFLTQRVDAIIVCPCDSRSIGTAIKAANEAGIPVFTADIACLAEGVAIVTHVASDNVEGGRLAARALAEAIHGAGAVAIIDHPEVESVIQRVKGFEEEIAKYPDITIVAKLSGHGVKDQAFRTAEDILQAHPDLAGFFGINDDSALGALAAIEKAGKLGRVKIVGFDAVPEARQAIEAGKIHADVIQQPRKIGQRTVEAVQTYLSGGAVEPQILIPCDLFAKPAAQ, from the coding sequence ATGCCAGGACACATCGCCAGAACAACCGGGCGGATTGCCGCCCTGCGAACAGCCGGGTGGATCGCCGCCGCCAGATCAACTGGCCGGATCGCTGCCGTCAGAACAGCCGGGCGCAGCACCGCTGCCAGAACAGTCGGGTGGATCGCCGCCGCCGCAGCGGCCGCGGTGCTCGGATGCAGCGGCGCCGACGACACCGCCAAGGTCAAACAGAACCCCGCATCGGAGGGCGCCGTGACCATCGGCGTGTCGCTGCTGACGCGGACCCATCCGTTCTATCAGGAGTTGGAGGAGGGTCTGAAAGAAGCGGCCGGGGCGGCCGGTTTCCAGGTGCGGATTACGGCCGGGGAGTTCGATGTCGCCCGCCAGAAAGACCAACTTCAGGATTTCCTCACTCAGAGAGTCGATGCGATCATCGTGTGTCCCTGCGACTCTCGTTCGATCGGCACCGCGATCAAGGCGGCCAACGAGGCCGGCATTCCGGTGTTCACGGCCGATATCGCCTGTCTGGCCGAGGGCGTGGCGATCGTGACGCACGTGGCCTCGGACAATGTCGAGGGCGGGCGGCTGGCCGCCCGCGCGCTCGCCGAGGCCATCCACGGCGCGGGCGCGGTCGCGATCATCGACCACCCCGAAGTCGAATCGGTGATCCAGCGGGTCAAGGGGTTCGAGGAGGAGATCGCCAAGTACCCGGACATCACGATAGTGGCGAAGCTGTCGGGGCACGGCGTCAAAGACCAGGCCTTCCGCACGGCCGAGGACATTCTGCAGGCCCATCCGGACCTGGCGGGGTTTTTCGGCATCAACGACGATTCGGCGCTCGGCGCGCTGGCGGCGATCGAGAAAGCCGGCAAGCTCGGCCGCGTGAAAATCGTCGGGTTCGACGCCGTCCCTGAGGCGCGCCAGGCGATCGAGGCGGGAAAGATCCACGCCGACGTGATCCAGCAGCCGCGCAAGATCGGGCAGCGCACGGTCGAGGCGGTGCAAACCTACCTCTCCGGCGGCGCCGTCGAGCCGCAGATATTGATACCGTGCGACCTGTTTGCCAAGCCCGCGGCGCAGTGA
- the lpdA gene encoding dihydrolipoyl dehydrogenase, translating into MPQYRRPRSKPGDSVIEKFNIVIIGSGPGGYTAAIRAAQKGARVAVVELGELGGVCLNVGCIPSKALIASANEYRRMRDAELWGIRLASPPVYDWTAMRARKDRIVKLMTGGIAQLFKSHGVTHLAGYGRITGANQVTVVDDQGNESKLKTDTVIIATGSRSRNLPGLTVDGRRILNSTHMLELDHLPQSLLVIGAGVIGCEWACMAALLDVRVTVVEMLDQALPLEDAGSAKLFERELKKLKIDLHTKTTVESLTPAGETVRANLSGGQAVEAHQVLVAVGRAYNTEDIGLEEVGVKVNKNGSIPTGDDMRTNIPNIFAIGDVRGEILLAYTAVHDGAVAVTNALGETTTKDYRGVPSVIFTHPEVASVGLSEARAAQEHDLAIGRFPLRVLGKSHAENEIAGEVKVIADKKTDRLLGVHIVGAHATEVIHTAALAIRNGLTARELGNLIFGHPVISEALMEAAHDVHGMSVHLAKKR; encoded by the coding sequence ATGCCCCAATACAGGCGGCCTAGGTCAAAACCAGGAGATTCAGTCATAGAGAAGTTTAATATCGTCATCATCGGAAGCGGCCCCGGGGGATACACCGCTGCCATCCGGGCTGCTCAGAAGGGGGCCAGAGTCGCCGTGGTCGAACTCGGCGAACTGGGCGGCGTCTGCCTCAATGTCGGCTGCATCCCCTCCAAAGCCCTCATCGCCTCGGCCAATGAGTACCGGCGCATGAGAGACGCGGAGCTCTGGGGGATCCGCCTCGCCTCGCCGCCGGTCTACGATTGGACCGCCATGCGCGCCCGCAAAGACAGAATTGTCAAACTGATGACCGGCGGGATCGCCCAGCTTTTCAAGTCCCACGGGGTCACCCACCTCGCCGGCTACGGACGGATCACCGGCGCCAACCAGGTCACCGTCGTCGATGACCAGGGCAACGAATCGAAACTCAAAACCGACACCGTCATCATCGCCACCGGCTCGCGCTCGCGCAATCTGCCGGGGCTGACGGTCGATGGCCGGCGGATCCTCAACTCCACCCACATGCTCGAGCTGGACCACCTCCCCCAATCCCTCCTCGTCATCGGCGCCGGCGTGATCGGGTGCGAGTGGGCCTGCATGGCCGCGCTGCTCGATGTGCGGGTGACGGTCGTGGAAATGCTCGACCAGGCGCTTCCTCTCGAAGACGCCGGCTCGGCCAAACTCTTCGAGCGCGAACTGAAAAAACTGAAAATCGACCTGCACACCAAAACCACCGTGGAATCGCTGACCCCGGCCGGGGAGACCGTCCGCGCCAATCTCTCGGGCGGCCAGGCGGTCGAGGCCCATCAGGTGCTGGTGGCCGTCGGACGGGCCTATAATACCGAAGATATCGGGCTGGAAGAGGTCGGGGTGAAAGTCAACAAGAACGGCTCGATCCCCACCGGCGACGATATGCGCACCAACATCCCGAACATCTTCGCGATCGGCGATGTCCGCGGCGAGATCCTGCTGGCCTATACGGCGGTGCACGATGGCGCGGTGGCGGTCACCAACGCCCTCGGAGAGACGACAACCAAAGACTACCGCGGCGTCCCTTCGGTTATTTTCACTCACCCCGAAGTCGCCTCGGTCGGTCTGTCCGAGGCCAGGGCCGCCCAGGAGCACGATCTGGCAATCGGGAGGTTCCCGCTGCGCGTGCTGGGCAAGTCGCACGCGGAAAACGAAATCGCCGGCGAGGTCAAAGTCATCGCCGACAAAAAAACCGACCGCCTGCTCGGCGTGCACATAGTCGGCGCCCATGCCACCGAGGTCATCCACACCGCTGCGCTGGCCATCCGCAACGGACTCACCGCCCGCGAACTCGGCAACCTCATCTTCGGCCACCCGGTGATCTCCGAGGCGCTCATGGAGGCGGCCCACGATGTCCACGGGATGTCGGTGCATCTGGCTAAGAAACGCTGA